The candidate division TA06 bacterium genome segment TTTATAAATAGTAGCGTTATAGATACAATATGGAATGTATGTGAAAATAAATCATTTGTCATTGGTTTGGTTTTAATAACTATGTCGTTGGTGTTAATATATATAGTTGGTCATATCATAGCTATTATTAGTTCGATATTCTATGGCAGTATTTTAATATCCTCAATACTTGGTTATCCATACAAACATGTTTTAAACATTAAAGAAACCGATGGTAAACAATATTCAAGATCAACCCATTTGTGTTCAATTTTCTTTTTCAATTTATGGTTAATTTCACCAATATTATTTTCCGCTTCGGTATTCAAAATAATTACATACGCGTTTCTTTTAGTAATTACCATTTTGTTTTTTATAAGATTTATTGTAACTGTATTTGATGAAATCAATAAACGTGAAGAATTTGTTAAATTTACAAATAAAAAAATTATAAAATCAATCATTAACTTTAGCCTTTATTATCCAATATATTACTTGGCATATGTATTAAGAATAGGAATATCAATGATAAGAAAATTAATAGCGATAGATGTACCTTTCCCTAAAGAATTTATTGACAATTACGAAACCTATTTTGAAGAAAAGTTTAATATAGATTATAGAAAAGCCGGTTCAGAAAATTACTGGCTCACTAATTTTCAGGTATCGAATAAATGCCCAGAAAATTCACTTTCAATACGTACTTGGTTGCACATTTATGGGTTTCTTAGGAATATTTCTTCTGCATCTTATTTTGTATGTTTTTTATTGGCAGTTTTATTTTATTTTATTGGGAATAACGATGTTGTTAAGATTGATATTTTCAAGTGGCAGCTAGGTTTAACTTATGTGATTGCTATAGTATTAGGCTTAGGTTACTGGAAAATATTTCACACGTATTATACTAAAGGTATTATCCGTTCATTCTATGTGTCAGTATCGGAAGAAAAAACAAAGAAAATATAAAGGAGAATCCATGGAACTGCAGGAACTGAAAGACAAACTGACCTCGGAAAAACAGTCCTTTGAATTCAACGAAGAGGACGGAGGGGTCTACATCCGCAACAAGCGCTACGACACCAAGATCCACGCCAGTTACGAGGCTATCGAAAAGCACGATTGGAGCACCATCAAGGCCCAGACCGTGGCCGGGCGCGACGTCAACCACATCACCCGGGTCACCGGATACTTCACCATCGTGGAAGGCTGGAACAAAGGCAAGATCGGGGAACTGCGGGACAGGTACAAGTCGCAGGTTAAGTAGACCTAACCCCCGACCCCCTTCCCCGCAAGGGAAGGGGGCAATTATGATAAAAGAAAAGAGAAACGGAGCTATGGAAATAAAAGTATTCGGGCGGCCCAGCTGCCAGGTCTGCAAGCAGGCCATTGAAAAGATAGACTATTTTCTGGACAAGTGGAAATACACCGAACAGGTGCCGGTCAACTATTTTGACATGGACACCATGGACGGCCTGGCCGAGGGGGCCTTTTACGAGGTCTCCGACATACCCACCGTGGTGCTGGAGGAGAAAAAGGAGGAGCTGGACCGCTGGGTCAAGCGGCCGCCGCTTTCCAAGGAACTAAAACCGCATCTGGACAAGTCCTTCAAAGGCGCAGCCGGCCCGGATGAGGAGGACTGAATACAGTTGTGATTCTATTTACAATTGTGATACATTGGTGAATTCATTTGGTATGCAATTGTTGGCCAAGGGTATCACCACCGTATAACCATTGTATTCACCGCTGCCGGGACATGCATTAATTCTCCGTAAGGTAAAATGGAAATAAAAGGGTTTATAGAGACATCGCTAATTGACTGGGACGGCAAGCTGGTCTCAGTCTTTTTTTTGCCCGGCTGCAATTTCCGCTGCCCCTTCTGCCACAACCACCAGCTATGGAAGGAGCCGCAGAAGGTGGAGACCGTTCCCTGGCAGAAGGTCAGCGATTTCCTTAAAGGCAAGCAGGGCTGGATAGACGGGGTGGTGATCACCGGCGGCGAGCCCACCGTGCATGATGACCTGCCCCAGTTCACCCGAACCATACGGGAGATGGGCCTGCTGGTAAAGCTGGACACCAACGGCGCCAATCCCGAGATGCTGAAGATGCTGCTGGACAAAAAACTGGTGGACTACGTGGCCATGGACCTGAAGGCCACCCTGGATCCCATTTACAGCCAGGCGGCCGGGACCAAGGTGAACCTGGACGACATCAAGCGCTCGATCGAAATACTGATGACCGGCAAGACGGACTACGAGTTCCGGACCACTTTGGTGCCGTTGTTCCACAGTTTGGAGAACGTCAAACAGATGGGCAAAAGCATCAAGGGGGCCAAAAAGTGGGTACTGCAGCAGTTCGTGCCCCAGAACTCGGAAACGGCCATGCTCAAGAACGTCTGGCCCTACGCCGAGGAGTACCTGATGAAGATGCAGCAGGAGGGAAGCAAGTGGGTGGAGATCTGCATCCTGCGGGGAATAAGCGAGATCGCCGCCGACCAGGTCTGAAGAATAGCTAATAATGGACACTAATTGACACTGAAGACAATGATGGATTATACTTTTGGCAGCATGGCTGGTGACCAATCTCAGTACAGGTTTTATAAGGAATCCATGAATACAGGAAAAATTTTCTGTCCTTTCTTGGGACTTCATCCAGCCCTCTCCTAATGCTTTAGGAGAGGGGACGGGAGAGGTCAGTACCAGATAAATGAAAAGCCGCCCCATGGCTGGGGCGGCTTTTATGTTTCCTTTTTACAGGCCTAATCCTTGCAAAAGATGATGGCGCTGGTGCTGAACTCCGGGTCCATCTGGTGCGATTCGCTCAACTTCACTTTTATCCTGACCGGCTTCAGCACGGAAAAGATCTTCTCCTGCTGGGCCAGCTTGGGCCAGACCGGATAGCCGGGGCTGAGTCTGATGCTGTTCTCCCAGCCGGCCAGTTTGTTGATCCGGGCGTTGTTCCACTTGGCCAGGGCCTCGGTCAGCTCGGCGGCCAGGCCGTGCAGCAAAAATTCCTTCTGCACTTTTCCCTCCTGGTTCAATTTGCGGCAGCGCTTGCTTACCTTTCTGCCCAGGGTCACCAGCTGCAGGGCCACCGTCAGTTCCTCCCGGGAGCCGGCGGGGATGCTGCCGCGGATCTTTTCCGAAAAGGTAAGGGTCAGCCATTCTTTCTGGGACTTGGGTTTTAAGACCACCAGCTGGTAACCCTTCCACCTGGCCCGGTAGAAACCGTAAACGGCCTTGGGCTTAAAGACATCCTTCTTGATGGCCATCTCCCACATCTCGTTGAAGGCGGTCTCGGCCGCGGCGGCCTGCTGTCCGGCCTTGGCCTGGTCGGCCTTGGCGGAGACCATCTGCCAGCGGGACTGGTACAAGGACCGGCGGTTCAAATGCTCCAGCAGGAGATAGAGGGGGATCTTTTTCTCCACCTGGCTTCCCTCGAAGGGAAGTCTTTGTTTTTTCTGTGAGGCCCGGACCTTTAAACCCTCCGGTTTGGTTTCAGGTTTAACCTTGGCCGGTGCCAAGCGGACCTTCTTTTCTTCGGAGACTTCGGAACCCCGGTCCGTGATAGCGGATATCTTGGTCACTGGTTTCTCAGGGGCGGTCAGCTGCTGCATCACTTTAAGCCCGTCCATGGCGTCCTTGGCAAAATGGACCCCCGGATAAAGCGGAAGCATGGTCTTCTCATAGTAGTCCTGGCTCAGTGCCGCGCCGCCGCAGATCACCGGCAGACTCAAGCCCTGGGCTTTGAACACCTCCAGGTATTCGGTCATGGCTTTCACCGATTCCACCAGCAGGCCGGAGAGGCCCACCGCGGTCGGCTGGTGTTCCTTGACGGCTGAAATGATCTGCTCGGCGCTCTGCTTGACCCCCAGGTTGATCACCTTGAATCCGTTGGCCTCCAGGATCATGGCCACCAGGTTCTTGCCAATGTCGTGGATGTCGCCTCGGACCGTGGCCAGCACTATGGATCCGCGGGCCTCGGCCTTCTTCTTTCCCAGCATCGGTTTTAAAATATCCGAGGCGCTGCGCATCACCTCGGCCGAGCGCAGCACGAAGGGCAGTTGCAGCTTGCCCTGGCCGAAAAGTTTTCCCACCTTGTCCATGGCCGGCAGCAGGTCCTCCCGGATGATGAACAGGGGGGTCTCCTCCTTTAACAGGGCCTTCAGGGTCTGCTCCAGGCCCTGGCTGTCGCCGGACAGCACGTGCTGTTCCAGCCGCTGGGCAGGGGCCACGAAGTTCTGGTGGGCCACGCTTTCCTCCCCGATCTTGTGATGGGAGAAGAAGGCCAGCAGGGCCTCCAGCGGCGGCTTGGAGCCGGTCTGTCTGTTGAGTATCAGGTCGTCGCACAGTTTCACCAATTGGGGCGGTACCAGGTGCAGGGGCATGATCCGCCCGGCGTGCATTATGGCCGCGTCCAAGCCCCTTTCCACCGCCCGGCGCAGGAACACCGAGTTCAACGCCTTGCGGGCCTGGGGCGCCAGGCCGTAGGAGATGTTGCTGATGCCCAAGACTGTGTGGGAATTTGGGAACAGGGATTTGATTTTTGTGATGGCGTCCAGGGTCTCCTTGCCGGCGCTCTTCAGCGACTCGTCGCCAGAACCCAGGCTGAAGGTCAGGAAGTCGAACAAAAGGTCCTGTTCGGACAAACCGCATTCCAGGGCCAAAGCCTGCAGTCTTTGGGCCACGGCGATCTTCCTGTCAGCGGTATCGGCCATGCCCAGCTCGTCAATGGTCAGACAGACCACGGCCGCGCCGTACTGCCGGCAAAGCTCGAAGGTTTCCCTGGCCCTTTTTTCACCGTCCTCCAGATTGACCGAGTTGACGATGCAGCGCCCGGCCAGGCGCTTTAACGCTTCTTCCACCACCTGGGGGCTGGTGGAGTCTATCATCACCGGCAGCTGGAGCCGGGTGTTGAGCATGGAGCAGAAGACCTGGTAATCCAGAACCTCCTGCCGCCCGGCCGCGGCCAGGGAGAGGTCGATGGCGTGGGACTGCTCGGCCTGCTGGTTCAGGGCCACCTTCATCATGCCTTCGTAGTCGTCCTTCTGCAGGCATTCCCTGAAAAGCTTGCTGCCGGTGACATTGGTCCGCTCCCCGATGATCAGCGGTTTTGGTTCGGTGCTGATGTCCTGGGACTGGTAGAGCGAGGAGATCCGGGCCGTCCTTGTTTCCAGGGGCTGGCGAGCCGGAATGTCCTTTAAGGCCGAAGCCAGCTCCCGGATGTGCTCCGGCGTCGTTCCGCAGCAGCCGCCGGCGATGTTCAAGCCCACCGCGGAGGCGAAACTTTTCATTTGCCCGGCAAAATCCTTGGGCTCCAGGTCGTAGACCGTCCGGCCGTCCGCTAATTTGGGCAGGCCGGCGTTGGGCATCAGGAACAACGGCTTTGATGAATGCCGGGCCAGGTAGTAGACAGCCTCGGTCAACCCTTTAGGTCCCAGGCTGCAGTTGAGGCCGATGGCGGCCAGCGGCAGGGGCTCCAGCGCGGCCAGCACCGCGGCGATGTCGCTGCCCAGCAGGGTGCGGCCGCTCTGGTCGATGGTAACCGAGCCGATGATGGGCCGGTATTGATCCTGTTCCTTCATGGCCCGGTCAATGGCGATGACCGCGGCCTTCAGCTGCAGCAGGTCCTGGCAGGTCTCCACTATAAAGCAGTCAACCCCGCCGGCCAGCAGGCCCTGGGCCTGGGGCAGATAGCTCTGCACCAGTTCGTCAAAAGATATCTGTCCCAGGCCGGGCAGTTTTGAGCCCGGGCCCATGGAACCGGCTGCGTATCTTGGTTCATCGGGCTGGGAGAATTGTCCGGCCGCCTGTTTGGCCAGCCGGGCCGCCTGCTGGTTGATCTCAAAACACCTGTCTGCCAGGCCGTGTTCGGCCAGGATGTGTCTGGCCCCGCCAAAGCTGTCGGTCTCTATGATCTGGGCCCCGGCCGAAAGATAATCAGTATGTATCTTCTGGATGACATCGGGCCGGGAGAGGCACAGGAACTCATGGCAGCCGGGATGGCCGCCGTAATCCCCGTCGTTCAATCCGGCCGCAAAAAGCTGGCTGCCCATGCCGCCGTCCATGATCAAGATCCTCTGGCGGGAGATGTTCAAGAAACCTTCCCGGTCGTTCATCATATTATCCCTTTTTGTTTCAGGTTTTCCAGCACCTCGGCCACGGCCTGGCCCCGGCCCATGGTGTAGAAGTGCAGGCAGGGGACCTTTTGTTCATACAGCCCGGCGCAGAGTCCGGTGGCGAAATCCACTCCGGCCTTGCGGGCCGCGGCCGGGTCCTTGGCTGAAAGTATTTGCTCCACCAAGCCCTGGGGCAGGTTGACGTGGAAGTCTCTTGGTATGGCCGTCAATTGCCGGGGGCTGGTGATGACCTTGATGCCGGGGATGATTGGAACATCGATACCCTCGGCCCGCACCCGGTCCACATAGTTCTTGAATATTTCGGCCGAGAAGACCATCTGGGTGATGATGTAGCTGGCCCCGGCGGCGATCTTTTCCTTTAAGTGCTTGATGTCCTCGTCCAGGTTGGGGGCCTCGTAGTGCTTTTCGGGATAACCGGCCACGCCCACGCAGAAATTGGTGGGATCGGCCACGTCCAGCTCCTCCAGGTATTTCCCCTTGTTCAGATTGGAAGCCTGGGCCACCAGTTCCGAGGCATAGCGGTGGCCGTCCTTCTCCGGCTCGAACTCGCCGAAGCCAGGCGGGGGATCGCCCCTCAGCGCGAACAGGTTGGTAAAGCCCAGATAGTGGAAGTCTATTAAAGCGTCCTCGGTCTCGTACTTGTTAAACCCGCCACAGATCAGGTGGGGCACGGTCTCTATCTGGTACTTGTTGGCCAGGGCCGCGCAAATGCCCACGGTGCCGGGCTTCTTGCGGCGGGGGATCTTCTTTATGACCTCGTCCACCTCCTCGTAGACGATGCTCTGCTGGTGGTAGGTGACATTGATGAACGAGGGATCGTAGGGCTTAAGCAGGTCCACCGCCTGGTAGATGCTCTGGATGCTGTGGCCTTTTTCGGGCGGGGTGATCTCCAGGGAGATCAGGGTCTTTTTGCGGTTCTGGAGGTATTCGGTGATGTGCATGGTTTTTTGATAAGCTCCCCAAAATGATTATTTAAGGTCTCAGAAATAAGATTTCTATTTCTTAGGCTCCAGTAAGTCAAACTGATCATTGAACATAATCTTTGCTAAAAACCATTCGTCGTGGGGTTTATAAAAATAAAACTCCCAAGTAGTTGCCATCATCTCAAATTTTAAAATATAAACCAACCGTACAATCGAAGTGCCAAAAGTTTCTTCACGAATAAAGTCAAAACCATTAATTTCACCATATAGTTGTGCAACCATTTCTGTTTGGCGTTTTACCACATCAATATCCTGTGGTTTTAGTTTAACTACAGGTGAGGCAATAAATAAGTAGTCATATGCTTTGCTTACGTTTTTATTTGTTACCTCTTTAAAAAAGTGTGCACAAATGTTCTTTGGAAGTCTCGCTTCAATTTGTTCGCAATATGATACTGAGCACATTGCAAAATACAAGGTTAACGATAAAAGCATTTTTTTCATGATTGGTGATCCTTTGATTTGATTTGTTTGTTTTCAGGGGTTCTAAAACAATGATATGATGATAAGGCATAATGATCTATTGTGGGGATAAGTAGATCAGTATGTAATTGTTAATGATATAATATAGCTTTCGGCTATGTCAAGCATAAAATGGGCTTTGGGGCGGGTTATATTTGAGAAAACATAAACGGTTCCGGGTTTTGGTTTCATAGCCCATACATTCCGCCTACGTTAAGTGCCTACACTAAAGCTTTGGCACTCGAGGAAGGCATATATTAAAGCGTAAGCGTAAACTACGGCGGACAAGTAATGTACGGGCTATGAATTTGTTTATTCCTGGGCGAAGCTGTTTTTGTCGTGCCAAAACTATATACTATCGTCCAACGGCAGCTAAGGATAACTCACGAGAATAAAAATGCCCCATTCGTATTCCAAAATATGGATCCACCTGGTCTGGAGCACCAAAGACCGCCTGCCCTATCTTACCAAAGAGGTAAAGAGCAAGGTGATCTTTCATATCAGGGAAAAAGCAAAAACCGAAGGGATTTATGTTGATACCATTAACGGAGCAGAAGACCATGTCCATTGCCTGATCGAGCTGGGTTTGAAGCGCAGCATAGCCGAGGCGGTAAGCCGGTTGAAAGGCGAATCGTCACATTGGGTCAATGAACAAGCGTTGATGAAATTTCATTTCAATTGGCAGATCGGGTATGGCGCGTTTTCATTAGCTGAATCGCAATTGAATACGGTCCGCCGGTATATCCTGAACCAAGAAGAACATCATAAGGCAAAAACGTTTGAGCAAGAATACAACGAATTATTAATGGTCTATAACGTTGTCAATGCGGACAAAAGGCCGTGAACGGCCTGATAGGTTTGGTTTGTGGTTATATTTAATAGCCCATACATTAATGTATGGGCTATTGATTTTTGCCCCTTTGGGGGCATATAGCACAGGGTTCCCCAAGCAGGTTTTAGCCTTGACTTTAACCCCCATAAGTGTTAAAATTATAATCTTACTTTTAAAACCAACGTAAGGCCTATGTCAATGCAATACAATTACATAGTAATCTGGTTGATAGAAGACCCCTTTGACTGAATGACACGCTTAAGGGGCCGGTCTTGCTTTATTGGGTTTAAAATTGAATTTAAGAGAAACTGAACTCATCCCCCGGCCCCTTCTCTTATTTATTTTCCAAGAGAAGGGGAGCAAGGGGTTGAGTTCCAAAGCACCCAACATTTCCCAAGAAATTGAAAAATAACGAACAAAACAGTATGGGCAATTCGTGAATTGCCCCAACGATAATAAGGAGAACAAAATGGCCAAGAAACGAGTTCTGATCATGGGAGCCGCCGGACGCGATTTCCATAATTTCAACACCTACTTCCGCAACAACAAGGATTATCAGGTCGTGGCTTTCACCGCCACCCAGATCCCGGACATAGCCGGGCGCAAGTACCCCGCGGCCCTGGCCGGCAAGATGTATCCCAAGGGCATCCCGATCTACGACGAGAAGGAACTGGTCAAGCTGATCGCCAAGTTCAAGGTGGAGACCGTGGTCTTCTCCTATTCCGACGTGCCCTATTCCTACGTGATGAGCAAGGGCGCCACGGTCAACGCCGCCGGGGCCGACTTCATGATGCTGGGCCCGGACGCCACCATGATCAAGTCCAAGAAGCCGGTGATCTCCATCTGCGCCGCCCGCACCGGCTGCGGCAAGAGCCAGACCACCCGCCGGGTGATAGAGGCCCTGATGGCCATGGGCAAGAAGGTGGTGGCGGTGCGTCATCCCATGCCCTATGGCGACCTGGTGAAGCAGAAGGTCCAGCGCTTCGCCACCATCGCCGATCTGGCCAAGCACAAATGCACCATCGAGGAGATGGAGGAGTACGAGCCGCACGTGGCCCGGGGCAACGTGATCTACGCCGGCGTGGACTACGAGGCCATTCTGCGCCAGGCCGAGAAGGAAGCCGACGTGGTGGTCTGGGACGGCGGCAACAACGATTTCCCGTTCTACAAATCCGACCTGGAGATAGTGGTGGTTGACCCCCACCGTCCGGGACACGAGATGGCCTATTACCCGGGAGAGGTCAATCTGCGCCGGGCCGACGTGATCGTCATCAACAAGGAGGACAGCGCCACCAAGGAGAACATCGCCCTGGTCAAGCGGAACATCACCGCCGCCAACCCGGAGGCTATCGTGATCGACGCCAATTCGCCGGTGACGGTGGAGCGTCCCGAGCTGATCCGCGGCAAGAAGGTCCTGGTGATCGAGGACGGCCCGACCCTGACCCACGGCGAGATGAAGTACGGGGCCGGAGTGGTGGCCGCCAAGAAGTACGGAGTGGGCCAGATGGTTGATCCCCGGCCCTACGCCGTGGGGACCATCGCCGGCACCTTCAAGAAATACCCGGGGATCGGGGTGCTGCTGCCGGCCATGGGCTACTCGGCCCAGCAGATCAAGGACCTGCAGACCACCATCGACCAGACCCCCTGCGACCTGTACATCATCGGCACGCCCATCGACCTGCGCCGGTTCATCAAGTTCAACAAGCCGGCCTTAAGGGTCAACTACGAGCTGGCCGAGATCGGCAAACCGGACCTGGCCGAGGTGATCCAGAAGAAATTCAAATTCAAAAAGAAGTAAAGACCTCTCCCCCAACCCCTCTCCAAAAGCATTTGGAGAGGGGCAGGGGTGAGGTCCAGAGTTTATGCCTCACAAAACAGCAGTCATAGCCCTGGGCGGAAACGCCATCGGGGCCACCGGCAAGGAAGACATCCACCAGCAGTTCGCCAACACCCGCCAGGCCGTGGCCGGGTTTTTGGAACTGATCAAGGAGGGATACAACCTGGCCATCACCCACGGCAACGGACCCCAGGTGGGCAACGCCCTGCTGCGGGTAGAGCGGACCTTTCCCGACGGGATACCGGCCCTGCCGCTGGGGGTGATCGTGGCCGACACCGAGGGCGGGATGGGCTACATGATAGAGCAGAGCCTGCAGAACATGCTGACCGCCCATCGGATCGACCGCCAGGTGGTGACCCTGGTCACCCAGGTGGTGGTGGACAAGGACGACCCGTCCATCCTCAATCCCTCCAAGCCCATCGGACCCTATTACAAGGCGGAGGAGGTGGAAGCCCTCAAAGCACGGGGCTGGGTGGTCAAGGACGACTCCGGGCGGGGATTCCGCCGCTTCGTGCCCTCGCCCATTCCCAGGTCCATTGTCAACAAGAAGGCCGTCAAGCAGCTGGTGAAGCAGGGGACCATCGTCATCGCCGGGGGCGGGGGCGGGGTGCCGGTCTACGTCCAGGCCGACGGCAGCTACGAGGGGGTGGACGCGGTGATAGACAAGGACCGGGCCTCGGCGGTGCTGGCCCGGGACATCGAGGCCGAGACCCTGATGATCCTGACCGCGGTGGAAAAAGTGTCATTGAACTACAAGAAGCCCGACCAAAAAGACCTGGATACTCTCACTCTGGCCGAGGCCAAGAAACACCTGGCCCAGGGGCAGTTCGCGGCGGGTTCCATGGGACCCAAGGTGGAGGCCGCCATCCAGTTCCTGGAATTCGGCGGGAAACAGGTGATCATCACCTCTCTGGAAAAGGCGGCCCAGGCCTTGAAGGGGCAGGCCGGGACCAGGATCACGGCGTAGCACCGACCTAACCCATTCGACCATGCTCAGGGCAGGCCCCCATCCCCACTTTCATCTGTTGCAATAACCTGTCTGCCTCAGTGCGGGCTTTCCCGGTGAGGGAAGGGGCGAAGGGACATGATTCATCATGTCCTGAAATTATTTGAAAAAACACACCCAAACGTAGCCAGATAAAGCATAGCTACCAACATATCAATCATTAATATATCAGGAGTAAAGTGAATTTATTTATAGGTAGCCTGGCTAAGGAAGTCACCAAGGAAGACCTGCTCCAGACCTTTGAGCCTTTCGGCAAGGTGGAGTCGGCCTCGGTGGTCTTTGACCGCACCACCAACCAGTCCCGGGGGTTCGGTTTCGTGGAGATGCCCTGCAAGGCCGAAGCCCGCAAGGCCATTGACGCCTTGAGCGGCATCTTCAACCTTAAGGGCAAGGTGATCATGATCAACGAAGCCCGGCCCAAGGAAGGCGGCGGCGCCCGGCGCAGATTCTAACATTTTTGCCACAAAGACTCAGAGACACAGAGGGGTTTTACATTTTTTAACCTAATTTCATCATCCCGGGAAGATAACCGAATCTCTGTGACTCCGTGTCTCTGTGGCAGATCTTTTCTGTAAACAATAATCCTTAATATATATTCGGAGGCTTTATGGCCAAAACAACCACGGTGGAGGAGGCCAGGCAGACCATAGAGCAGGATTTCAAAAAGGGCTACGACCTTCCGGTCTACGTTTACAAGCCCTGGTGCAAGTCCTGTGAGATCTGCGTGGCCTTTTGCCCCAAACAGGTGCTGGAGATGGGCGAGGACCGCAAACCCACGGTGGCCCGGCCCCAGGACTGCATCCTGTGCGGGCAATGCCAGCTGCGCTGCCCGGACCTGGCTATCTTTGTGTGCAAGGAGAGAAAAAAATGAGCAAGCAGATAAAACTCTGGCAGGGCAACGAAGCCTGCGCCGAGGGCGCCATCTACGCCGGCTGCGACTTTTTCGGGGGCTACCCCATCACCCCCTCCACCGAGGTGGCCGAGATCCTGGCCGCGCTGCTGCCCAAGCACGGCGGCAAGTTCATCCAGATGGAGGACGAGATCGCCGGCATTGGGGCCATCCTGGGGGCGGCCGCGGCCGGGGCCAAATCCATGACCTCCACCTCCGGGCCGGGCTTTTCGCTGATGATGGAGCTGTTGGGCTACGGCTGCATGGCCGAGATCCCCTGCGTCATTGTCAACGTCCAGCGGGCCGGGCCCTCCACCGGGCTGCCCACCAAGGGCGCCCAGGCCGACGTGATGCAGACCCGCTGGGGAACCCACGGCGATCATCCCACCATCGCGCTCTGCCCCTCGTCGATAGAGGAATCATTCAAGCTGACCGTCAAGGCCTTTAACCTGGCCGAGAAATTCCGGATGCCGGTGATCCTGCTTTTGGACGAGTTCATCGGTCACATGCGGGAGAAGATGGAAGTGCCCAAGCCCGGCGAGCTGGAAATATACAACCATCCCCGGCCCAAGGTGGATCCCAAAGAATACCAGCATTACGGCGACGGCTCCAGCGTGGGCGGCCCCTACGCCGCCATGGGCAGCGGCTACCGCTTCAACATCACCGGGTTGACCCACGACAAGCACGGTTTCCCCACCTCCCGGCTGGACGAGATCCAGTGGAAAATGGACCGGCTGCGGGACAAGATAGACCGGCACCTGGCGGAGCTGACCGAGGTGGAGGAGGAATTTTTAGACGACGCCGAGATCGTGATATTCTCCTACGGGGCGGCGGCCCGCAGTTCCCAGCAGGCGGTGCGCCAGGCCCGGGCCAAGGGGATCAAAGTTGGTCTGCTGCGGCCCACCACCATCTGGCCCTTCCCCGACCGGATAGTGACCGACGTCCTTAAAAAATGCAGGACCATGCTGGTGGCCGAGATCAGCCAGGGTCAGCTGGTATACGAAGTGGAGCGCTGCAACAAATCCAACACTAAGGTGGTGCCGGTGCTGCGCTACGACGGCGAGATGATAACCCCGGCCCAGATATTGAAGGCGGTAGAGGAGGCGCAAAAATAATGAAGATACATCCTGCTTATGAAATGCTCCGGCCCGGCAAGAAGTTCCCCAACGTCTGGTGCCCGGGCTGCGGCCACGGCATAGTCCAGGGGGCCATCATCCGGGCGGTG includes the following:
- a CDS encoding methylenetetrahydrofolate reductase produces the protein MHITEYLQNRKKTLISLEITPPEKGHSIQSIYQAVDLLKPYDPSFINVTYHQQSIVYEEVDEVIKKIPRRKKPGTVGICAALANKYQIETVPHLICGGFNKYETEDALIDFHYLGFTNLFALRGDPPPGFGEFEPEKDGHRYASELVAQASNLNKGKYLEELDVADPTNFCVGVAGYPEKHYEAPNLDEDIKHLKEKIAAGASYIITQMVFSAEIFKNYVDRVRAEGIDVPIIPGIKVITSPRQLTAIPRDFHVNLPQGLVEQILSAKDPAAARKAGVDFATGLCAGLYEQKVPCLHFYTMGRGQAVAEVLENLKQKGII
- a CDS encoding glutaredoxin family protein, whose product is MIKEKRNGAMEIKVFGRPSCQVCKQAIEKIDYFLDKWKYTEQVPVNYFDMDTMDGLAEGAFYEVSDIPTVVLEEKKEELDRWVKRPPLSKELKPHLDKSFKGAAGPDEED
- the tnpA gene encoding IS200/IS605 family transposase, whose amino-acid sequence is MPHSYSKIWIHLVWSTKDRLPYLTKEVKSKVIFHIREKAKTEGIYVDTINGAEDHVHCLIELGLKRSIAEAVSRLKGESSHWVNEQALMKFHFNWQIGYGAFSLAESQLNTVRRYILNQEEHHKAKTFEQEYNELLMVYNVVNADKRP
- a CDS encoding homocysteine S-methyltransferase family protein produces the protein MNDREGFLNISRQRILIMDGGMGSQLFAAGLNDGDYGGHPGCHEFLCLSRPDVIQKIHTDYLSAGAQIIETDSFGGARHILAEHGLADRCFEINQQAARLAKQAAGQFSQPDEPRYAAGSMGPGSKLPGLGQISFDELVQSYLPQAQGLLAGGVDCFIVETCQDLLQLKAAVIAIDRAMKEQDQYRPIIGSVTIDQSGRTLLGSDIAAVLAALEPLPLAAIGLNCSLGPKGLTEAVYYLARHSSKPLFLMPNAGLPKLADGRTVYDLEPKDFAGQMKSFASAVGLNIAGGCCGTTPEHIRELASALKDIPARQPLETRTARISSLYQSQDISTEPKPLIIGERTNVTGSKLFRECLQKDDYEGMMKVALNQQAEQSHAIDLSLAAAGRQEVLDYQVFCSMLNTRLQLPVMIDSTSPQVVEEALKRLAGRCIVNSVNLEDGEKRARETFELCRQYGAAVVCLTIDELGMADTADRKIAVAQRLQALALECGLSEQDLLFDFLTFSLGSGDESLKSAGKETLDAITKIKSLFPNSHTVLGISNISYGLAPQARKALNSVFLRRAVERGLDAAIMHAGRIMPLHLVPPQLVKLCDDLILNRQTGSKPPLEALLAFFSHHKIGEESVAHQNFVAPAQRLEQHVLSGDSQGLEQTLKALLKEETPLFIIREDLLPAMDKVGKLFGQGKLQLPFVLRSAEVMRSASDILKPMLGKKKAEARGSIVLATVRGDIHDIGKNLVAMILEANGFKVINLGVKQSAEQIISAVKEHQPTAVGLSGLLVESVKAMTEYLEVFKAQGLSLPVICGGAALSQDYYEKTMLPLYPGVHFAKDAMDGLKVMQQLTAPEKPVTKISAITDRGSEVSEEKKVRLAPAKVKPETKPEGLKVRASQKKQRLPFEGSQVEKKIPLYLLLEHLNRRSLYQSRWQMVSAKADQAKAGQQAAAAETAFNEMWEMAIKKDVFKPKAVYGFYRARWKGYQLVVLKPKSQKEWLTLTFSEKIRGSIPAGSREELTVALQLVTLGRKVSKRCRKLNQEGKVQKEFLLHGLAAELTEALAKWNNARINKLAGWENSIRLSPGYPVWPKLAQQEKIFSVLKPVRIKVKLSESHQMDPEFSTSAIIFCKD
- a CDS encoding anaerobic ribonucleoside-triphosphate reductase activating protein yields the protein MEIKGFIETSLIDWDGKLVSVFFLPGCNFRCPFCHNHQLWKEPQKVETVPWQKVSDFLKGKQGWIDGVVITGGEPTVHDDLPQFTRTIREMGLLVKLDTNGANPEMLKMLLDKKLVDYVAMDLKATLDPIYSQAAGTKVNLDDIKRSIEILMTGKTDYEFRTTLVPLFHSLENVKQMGKSIKGAKKWVLQQFVPQNSETAMLKNVWPYAEEYLMKMQQEGSKWVEICILRGISEIAADQV
- a CDS encoding GTPase, producing the protein MAKKRVLIMGAAGRDFHNFNTYFRNNKDYQVVAFTATQIPDIAGRKYPAALAGKMYPKGIPIYDEKELVKLIAKFKVETVVFSYSDVPYSYVMSKGATVNAAGADFMMLGPDATMIKSKKPVISICAARTGCGKSQTTRRVIEALMAMGKKVVAVRHPMPYGDLVKQKVQRFATIADLAKHKCTIEEMEEYEPHVARGNVIYAGVDYEAILRQAEKEADVVVWDGGNNDFPFYKSDLEIVVVDPHRPGHEMAYYPGEVNLRRADVIVINKEDSATKENIALVKRNITAANPEAIVIDANSPVTVERPELIRGKKVLVIEDGPTLTHGEMKYGAGVVAAKKYGVGQMVDPRPYAVGTIAGTFKKYPGIGVLLPAMGYSAQQIKDLQTTIDQTPCDLYIIGTPIDLRRFIKFNKPALRVNYELAEIGKPDLAEVIQKKFKFKKK